In one window of Thunnus thynnus chromosome 23, fThuThy2.1, whole genome shotgun sequence DNA:
- the LOC137175747 gene encoding serine/threonine-protein phosphatase 6 regulatory subunit 2-like isoform X1: protein MFWKFDLHTTSHIDQLLDREDVTLRELMEEDDVLQECKAQNRRLLLFLSQDHCMQELVSLITTEPPADLEERSRFKFPNIACELLTADVSIINDKLGGDESLLEILYHFLEQDPPLNPLLASFFSKTIGNLIARKTEQVITFLKKKEGFIGLVLKHIDASAMMDLLLRLISCVEPAPLRQEVLHWLNEEKLVQRLTELIHTGKDEERQSNASQTLCDIIRLSRDQANQMQENAEVDPLLAVLESQESVAGLLKNMFEGERSEASIVNGTQVLLTLLETRRSGLEGLMDLYSQGYERSYTVNSSILNAIEPHLKDFQQLLLDPPKKSAILTTVGVLEQPLGNARLHVARLVAALLQTSAPSICQELCNLATMDLLLDLFFKYSWNNFLHFQVELCVAAILNHPSSEERPSPGLQNHDGKPAASAAEAQGEAVETGGTSEPQTSIHNALVAHLFQQCRLVQKILDAWEENDKIQAEGGTRRGNMGHLTRISNMVVQNLEKGPVQAQITDLIKELPEDCRGRWESFVDETLRETNRRNTVELVSTHNMHSSSEDDDMESPFPNDLSLQQAFSDYQIQQMTANFVDQFGFNDEEFSEHDENINATFDRIAEINFNLDADDNSANAAAFEACCKERIRQFDDAEEEEDIWEDKEINYATQAKSRTRFGVSQTSEGSSRSSMENGGRERDRGSESDEDEDSEQNTSDTGPGWTANFRDSGGNAASQTPAAWDTSAGGGTDTQETGWANFTEFQPFSGTETDPRCSSPVDSGSSDADKQAKQNHEKSADVSASPGAPPAGEGRKAPLVASDSSSSGGSDSEEDDKTAGAPPAAAIASETAGTPGNKTADLKSEESPVSLEKLSLSDPPKASEQQPSEDSPVTTQTDRKEQTPPPQEVSVNGPV, encoded by the exons ATGTTTTGGAAGTTCGACCTACACACCACCTCCCACATCGACCAGCTGCTGGACAGGGAGGACGTGACGCTGAGGGAGCTGATGGAGGAGGATGACGTCCTGCAGGAGTGCAAGGCTCAGAATCGTCGActgctgctcttcctctccCAGGATCACTGCATGCAGGAGTTGGTCAGCCTCATCACCACAGAGCCACCCGCAGACCTGGAGGAGAGGAGCCGCTTTAA GTTTCCCAACATTGCGTGTGAGCTCCTAACAGCAGATGTGTCCATCATCAATGATAAACTGGGCGGGGACGAGTCTCTCCTCGAGATACTGTACCACTTTTTGGAGCAGGACCCGCCCCTCAACCCGCTACTGGCCAGTTTCTTCAGCAAAACCATCGGCAATCTCATCGCCAGGAAAACCGAACAg GTGATCACCTTTCTAAAGAAAAAGGAAGGCTTCATTGGTCTGGTGCTGAAACATATAGATGCCTCTGCCATGATGGACCTGCTGCTTCGCCTCATCAGTTGTGTGGAGCCTGCCCCCTTGAGGCAGGAGGTCCTCCAT TGGCTGAATGAGGAGAAGTTGGTTCAGAGACTCACAGAGCTTATCCATACTGGCAAAGATGAGGAG AGACAATCAAACGCGTCCCAAACGCTTTGTGACATCATCCGCCTTAGTCGAGACCAGGCCAATCAGATGCAGGAGAATGCGGAGGTCGACCCACTATTGGCCGTGCTAGAGTC GCAGGAGAGTGTAGCGGGACTCCTCAAGAACATGTTTGAGGGGGAGAGAAGTGAGGCCTCCATTGTTAACGGAACTCAAGTGCTACTTACCTTACTGGAGACCAGGAGGTCTGG GTTGGAAGGGCTGATGGATCTGTATTCTCAGGGTTATGAAAGGTCTTACACTgtcaacagcagtattttaaatgcCATTGAGCCCCATTTAAAGGACTTCCAGCAGCTTCTTCTGGATCCCCCCAAG AAAAGTGCAATATTGACGACCGTTGGCGTTCTAGAGCAGCCACTGGGGAACGCCCGCCTTCATGTGGCCCGGCTGGTGGCCGCCCTGCTGCAGACCAGTGCCCCCAGTATCTGCCAGGAGCTCTGCAATCTTGCCACCATGGACCTACTACTG GATCTGTTCTTCAAATACTCCTGGAATAACTTTTTGCACTTCCAAGTGGAGCTGTGTGTGGCGGCTATCCTGAACCACCCTTCCTCAGAGGAGCGGCCCAGCCCAGGCCTCCAGAACCACGACGGGAAGCCTGCAGCATCAGCCGCTGAGGCACAGGGGGAGGCAGTGGAGACAGGCGGGACCAGTGAACCACAGACCTCCATTCATAATGCCCTTGTGGCACAT CTCTTCCAGCAGTGTCGATTGGTACAAAAGATCCTTGACGCCTGGGAGGAGaatgataaaataca GGCTGAGGGCGGCACCAGAAGAGGCAACATGGGTCATCTGACCAGAATTTCCAACATGGTGGTCCAGAACCTTGAGAAAGGACCAGTACAGGCTCAGATCACTGATCTCATCAAAG AGCTGCCAGAAGACTGCAGAGGTCGCTGGGAGAGCTTTGTGGACGAGACCCTGAGAGAGACTAACAGGAGGAACACAGTAGAGCTG GTAAGCACCCACAACATGCACTCGTCCAGCGAGGACGACGACATGGAGAGCCCCTTCCCCAACGACCTGTCGCTCCAACAG GCCTTCTCCGACTATCAGATCCAACAGATGACTGCCAACTTTGTGGATCAGTTTGGGTTCAACGATGAGGAGTTCAGCGAGCATGATGAAAATATCAA CGCCACATTTGACAGAATTGCCGAAATAAACTTCAATCTAGATGCTGATGATAATAGT GCCAATGCGGCTGCTTTTGAAGCCTGCTGTAAAGAGAGGATACGCCAGTTTGATgatgctgaagaggaagaggacatTTGGGAGGACAAGGAGATAAACTATGCAACACAAGCTAAATCCAGAACAAG GTTTGGGGTCTCTCAAACCTCAGAGGGAAGCTCCAGGAGCAGCATGGAGAATGGAGGCAGGGAGCGAGACCGTGGATCTGAATCTGATGAGGACGAGGACTCTGAGCAGAACACGTCAGACACAG GTCCGGGCTGGACAGCAAATTTCAGGGACTCTGGAGGGAATGCAGCATCCCAAACCCCGGCAGCATGGGACACCTCAGCTGGAGGCGGAACAGACACACAGGAAACAGGCTGGGCCAACTTCACTGAGTTCCAGCCTTTCTCTGG TACAGAGACTGATCCCAGGTGCAGCTCTCCTGTGGACTCGGGTAGCAGCGACGCAGATAAACAAGCCAAACAAAACCACGAGAAGAGCG CAGATGTTAGTGCCTCCCCTGGTGCTCCTCCGGCAGGAGAAGGGAGGAAAGCTCCTCTCGTGGCCTCAGACAGCAGCTCCTCCGGGGGATCTGACAGCGAGGAGGATGACAAAACTGCCGGTGCTCCTCCCGCTGCAGCCATCGCCTCGGAAACAGCCGGCACCCCCGGCAACAAGACAGCTGACCTCAAAAG TGAGGAGAGTCCAGTGTCTCTGGAGAAACTCTCTCTGTCAGATCCTCCGAAAGCATCAGAACAGCAGCCGTCTGAGGATTCACCAGTAACCACACAGACTGACAGGAA AGAGCAAACGCCACCGCCCCAGGAAGTGTCCGTCAACGGGCCGGTCTGA
- the LOC137175747 gene encoding serine/threonine-protein phosphatase 6 regulatory subunit 2-like isoform X2, which produces MFWKFDLHTTSHIDQLLDREDVTLRELMEEDDVLQECKAQNRRLLLFLSQDHCMQELVSLITTEPPADLEERSRFKFPNIACELLTADVSIINDKLGGDESLLEILYHFLEQDPPLNPLLASFFSKTIGNLIARKTEQVITFLKKKEGFIGLVLKHIDASAMMDLLLRLISCVEPAPLRQEVLHWLNEEKLVQRLTELIHTGKDEERQSNASQTLCDIIRLSRDQANQMQENAEVDPLLAVLESQESVAGLLKNMFEGERSEASIVNGTQVLLTLLETRRSGLEGLMDLYSQGYERSYTVNSSILNAIEPHLKDFQQLLLDPPKKSAILTTVGVLEQPLGNARLHVARLVAALLQTSAPSICQELCNLATMDLLLDLFFKYSWNNFLHFQVELCVAAILNHPSSEERPSPGLQNHDGKPAASAAEAQGEAVETGGTSEPQTSIHNALVAHLFQQCRLVQKILDAWEENDKIQAEGGTRRGNMGHLTRISNMVVQNLEKGPVQAQITDLIKELPEDCRGRWESFVDETLRETNRRNTVELVSTHNMHSSSEDDDMESPFPNDLSLQQAFSDYQIQQMTANFVDQFGFNDEEFSEHDENINATFDRIAEINFNLDADDNSANAAAFEACCKERIRQFDDAEEEEDIWEDKEINYATQAKSRTRFGVSQTSEGSSRSSMENGGRERDRGSESDEDEDSEQNTSDTGPGWTANFRDSGGNAASQTPAAWDTSAGGGTDTQETGWANFTEFQPFSGTETDPRCSSPVDSGSSDADKQAKQNHEKSDVSASPGAPPAGEGRKAPLVASDSSSSGGSDSEEDDKTAGAPPAAAIASETAGTPGNKTADLKSEESPVSLEKLSLSDPPKASEQQPSEDSPVTTQTDRKEQTPPPQEVSVNGPV; this is translated from the exons ATGTTTTGGAAGTTCGACCTACACACCACCTCCCACATCGACCAGCTGCTGGACAGGGAGGACGTGACGCTGAGGGAGCTGATGGAGGAGGATGACGTCCTGCAGGAGTGCAAGGCTCAGAATCGTCGActgctgctcttcctctccCAGGATCACTGCATGCAGGAGTTGGTCAGCCTCATCACCACAGAGCCACCCGCAGACCTGGAGGAGAGGAGCCGCTTTAA GTTTCCCAACATTGCGTGTGAGCTCCTAACAGCAGATGTGTCCATCATCAATGATAAACTGGGCGGGGACGAGTCTCTCCTCGAGATACTGTACCACTTTTTGGAGCAGGACCCGCCCCTCAACCCGCTACTGGCCAGTTTCTTCAGCAAAACCATCGGCAATCTCATCGCCAGGAAAACCGAACAg GTGATCACCTTTCTAAAGAAAAAGGAAGGCTTCATTGGTCTGGTGCTGAAACATATAGATGCCTCTGCCATGATGGACCTGCTGCTTCGCCTCATCAGTTGTGTGGAGCCTGCCCCCTTGAGGCAGGAGGTCCTCCAT TGGCTGAATGAGGAGAAGTTGGTTCAGAGACTCACAGAGCTTATCCATACTGGCAAAGATGAGGAG AGACAATCAAACGCGTCCCAAACGCTTTGTGACATCATCCGCCTTAGTCGAGACCAGGCCAATCAGATGCAGGAGAATGCGGAGGTCGACCCACTATTGGCCGTGCTAGAGTC GCAGGAGAGTGTAGCGGGACTCCTCAAGAACATGTTTGAGGGGGAGAGAAGTGAGGCCTCCATTGTTAACGGAACTCAAGTGCTACTTACCTTACTGGAGACCAGGAGGTCTGG GTTGGAAGGGCTGATGGATCTGTATTCTCAGGGTTATGAAAGGTCTTACACTgtcaacagcagtattttaaatgcCATTGAGCCCCATTTAAAGGACTTCCAGCAGCTTCTTCTGGATCCCCCCAAG AAAAGTGCAATATTGACGACCGTTGGCGTTCTAGAGCAGCCACTGGGGAACGCCCGCCTTCATGTGGCCCGGCTGGTGGCCGCCCTGCTGCAGACCAGTGCCCCCAGTATCTGCCAGGAGCTCTGCAATCTTGCCACCATGGACCTACTACTG GATCTGTTCTTCAAATACTCCTGGAATAACTTTTTGCACTTCCAAGTGGAGCTGTGTGTGGCGGCTATCCTGAACCACCCTTCCTCAGAGGAGCGGCCCAGCCCAGGCCTCCAGAACCACGACGGGAAGCCTGCAGCATCAGCCGCTGAGGCACAGGGGGAGGCAGTGGAGACAGGCGGGACCAGTGAACCACAGACCTCCATTCATAATGCCCTTGTGGCACAT CTCTTCCAGCAGTGTCGATTGGTACAAAAGATCCTTGACGCCTGGGAGGAGaatgataaaataca GGCTGAGGGCGGCACCAGAAGAGGCAACATGGGTCATCTGACCAGAATTTCCAACATGGTGGTCCAGAACCTTGAGAAAGGACCAGTACAGGCTCAGATCACTGATCTCATCAAAG AGCTGCCAGAAGACTGCAGAGGTCGCTGGGAGAGCTTTGTGGACGAGACCCTGAGAGAGACTAACAGGAGGAACACAGTAGAGCTG GTAAGCACCCACAACATGCACTCGTCCAGCGAGGACGACGACATGGAGAGCCCCTTCCCCAACGACCTGTCGCTCCAACAG GCCTTCTCCGACTATCAGATCCAACAGATGACTGCCAACTTTGTGGATCAGTTTGGGTTCAACGATGAGGAGTTCAGCGAGCATGATGAAAATATCAA CGCCACATTTGACAGAATTGCCGAAATAAACTTCAATCTAGATGCTGATGATAATAGT GCCAATGCGGCTGCTTTTGAAGCCTGCTGTAAAGAGAGGATACGCCAGTTTGATgatgctgaagaggaagaggacatTTGGGAGGACAAGGAGATAAACTATGCAACACAAGCTAAATCCAGAACAAG GTTTGGGGTCTCTCAAACCTCAGAGGGAAGCTCCAGGAGCAGCATGGAGAATGGAGGCAGGGAGCGAGACCGTGGATCTGAATCTGATGAGGACGAGGACTCTGAGCAGAACACGTCAGACACAG GTCCGGGCTGGACAGCAAATTTCAGGGACTCTGGAGGGAATGCAGCATCCCAAACCCCGGCAGCATGGGACACCTCAGCTGGAGGCGGAACAGACACACAGGAAACAGGCTGGGCCAACTTCACTGAGTTCCAGCCTTTCTCTGG TACAGAGACTGATCCCAGGTGCAGCTCTCCTGTGGACTCGGGTAGCAGCGACGCAGATAAACAAGCCAAACAAAACCACGAGAAGAGCG ATGTTAGTGCCTCCCCTGGTGCTCCTCCGGCAGGAGAAGGGAGGAAAGCTCCTCTCGTGGCCTCAGACAGCAGCTCCTCCGGGGGATCTGACAGCGAGGAGGATGACAAAACTGCCGGTGCTCCTCCCGCTGCAGCCATCGCCTCGGAAACAGCCGGCACCCCCGGCAACAAGACAGCTGACCTCAAAAG TGAGGAGAGTCCAGTGTCTCTGGAGAAACTCTCTCTGTCAGATCCTCCGAAAGCATCAGAACAGCAGCCGTCTGAGGATTCACCAGTAACCACACAGACTGACAGGAA AGAGCAAACGCCACCGCCCCAGGAAGTGTCCGTCAACGGGCCGGTCTGA